In Serinicoccus marinus DSM 15273, the genomic stretch GATGCACAGCCGCTGGCGCTGGCCACCGGAGACGTTGCCGCCGCCCTGCGCGATCGGGTGCTCCAGCCCCTCCGGGAAGGCACGGACGAAGTCCTCGGCCTGCGCGACCCGCAACGCCTGCCACAGCTCGTCGTCGGTGGCGTCGGGGTCGCCGAAGCGCAGGTTGCTGGCGACCGTGCCGGAGAAGAGGTAGGGCCGCTGCGGCACCAGGCCCACGCGGGACCACAGCTGCTCCGGCGCGAGGTCGCGGACGTCCACCCCGTCCACCAGCACGGCGCCGCCGCTGACGTCGGCCAGCCGCGGCACGAGCCGAACCAGGGTGGTCTTGCCCGACCCCGTCGCGCCGACGACCGCGGTGGTGGTGCCGGGGCGCGCGACGAGGTCGACGTCGCGCAGGACCGGGTGCTCGGCGCCGGGGTAGGTGAAGGTGACCCCGCGCAGCTCGACCACCCCGCGGGCGTCGTCCCGGGGAGCCTGCGGCCGGGCGGGGGCGACCACGGTCGTGGTGGTGTCCAGCACCGCGCCGATGCGCTCGGCGGACACGGTGGCCCGCGGGATCATCGTGGCCACCATCGTCGCCATCATGATCGACATGAGGATCTGGATGAGGTAGCTGATGTAGGCCGTGAGCCCCCGACCTCCATGGCGCCGGAGGACACCCGCTGGGCCCCGAACCAGATGACGCCCACGCTGGAGAGGTTCATGACGAGCATGACGAACGGGAACATCAGGGCCATGAGGTCGCCGAGGCGCAGCCCGATCCCCGTGAGCTCCTCGTTGGTGCGGGCGAAGCGCTCGCGCTCCTGCGGCTCGCGGGTGAAGGCGCGGATGACCCGGATGCCGGTGATCTGCTCGCGCATGATTCGGTTGACCGCGTCGAGCTGACGCTGGTTGGCCCGGAAGAGCGGCACCATCCGGGTGATGATGACGCCCATCCCCGCGAGCAGCACCGTCACGGCCACCGCGATGAGCGGGGAGAGGCCGACGTCCTGGCGGACCGCCATGACGACCCCGCCGACCGCGGTGATGGGGGCGGCGACCAGCATGACGAGGGTCATGAAGGTCACCTGCTGGACCTGCTGGACGTCGTTGGTGCTGCGGGTGATGAGCGAGGGTGCGCCGAACTCCCCGAGCTCGCGGGAGGAGAAGGTCAGGACCCGCTCCACCACGGCCGCCCGCACGTCGCGGCCGACCCCCATCGCCGTCCTCGCCGCCGCCCAGGTGGCCGCGACCTGCGCGGTCGCCTGCACGGCGCTGACCGCGAGCATGATCCCGCCGACCCGCCAGATGTAGGGCAGGTCGGTCTGCACGATGCCCCGGTCGATGATGTCCGCGTTGAGGCTGGGCAGGTAGAGGCTGGCCAGGGTCGCGACCAGCTGGAGGACCAGCACCGCCACCACCAGTCCGGCGAAGGGCCTCAGGTGCTGGCGCAGGAGACGGATGAGCACCATCTGATTGTGCACCCTGCCGCTGGGCGCGCGCCGTGACCTCACCTGCGGAGGTGAGGTAAAGAGCATACCTGCAGGTCAGAGACCGTTTCCGCAACGTCGGGTATGCCGTCGCCGTGACCACAACGTGACCTGATCGTGACTCTCCACCCCTGGCCAACGGCCGCTGGCGACCTAGGGTCGAAGACGGTCCTCGCGACCTGTCGGGGGCCGGACCATCGAAGGAGACCATTCGTGAGCAGTGCCAGGCCTGGGGGATCTCCCCGCCGCGCTCTCTCCGCGATCGCCGTCCTGTCGCTGACCGGTGCCGTGCTGGCACCGCTGTCGGCCGCAGCCGACGACGACGCATTCGTCGCACCGGGTTCCCCGGCGCCGGAGAGCAAGATCCAGGACGACGGAGTCACCGGCGCAGAGCTGGTGCCCGACTCCTACTTCGTCCAGCTCGCTGGACCCAGCACGAGCGCCGGCGGTTCGCTGGCCTCGATCGAGTCCCAGCGCGACCGCTTCCTCGCGGACGTGGACGCCACCGGCGTGGAGCTGGAGGTGCGCTCGGAGTTCGGCACCCTGTGGAACGGCCTGTCGGTCAAGGCCGACGAGGAGTCGCTGCTCGAGCTGGCCGCCTCCGACGCGGTCGAGGCGATCTTCCCGGTCGGGGTCATCGACGCCCCCGAGCGGCCGGAGGACACCCAGATCGACCCCGAGCTGTTCACCGCCATCTCGATGACCGGCGCCGACATCGTGCAGAGCGAGCTCGGCTACGACGGCACCGGCGTCAAGGTCGGCATCATCGACACCGGCATCGACTACGACCACCCTGACTTCGGCGGCAACGGCAGCCCCGGGAGCACCACCTTCCCGACCGAGAAGGTCGCCTTCGGTCACGACTTCGTCGGCGACGACTACAACGCCGACCCCGGCGCTGGCGACGCTTACCAGCCCAAGCCGTTCCCGGACGCGGACCCTGACGACTGCCAGGGCCACGGCACCCACGTCGCCGGCATCACCGGTGCCGACGGCGAGGTGACCGGTGTCGCCCCCGGTGTGACGCTGGGCGCATACCGCGTCTTCGGTTGTGACGGCTCGACCGACGCCGACATCATGCTGCACGCGATGGAGCAGACGCTGACCGACGAGATGGACGTCGTCAACCTGTCCATCGGCTCGGCCTTCTCCGCGTGGAAGGAGTACCCGACCGCCCAGGCCACCGACGCGCTCGCCCGCGAGGGTGTCGTCGTCGTCGCCTCCATCGGCAACTCCGGTGCCAGCGGCCTGCACTCGATCGGCGCCCCCGGCGTCGGTGAGGACACCATCGGTGTCGGCTCGGTGGACAACACGTCCTACGAGGCCAACTTCTTCCTCGACGAGGAGGACAACGAGGTCCCCTACACCGTCGGCTCGCCGGCCCCCGAGCCGCCGACCTCCGGTGAGGACACCGTCGTGGCCGTCCACGCGCCCGGCACGACCGAGGCCCAGGCCTGCGGCACCGACCCCTTCAGCGCGGAGGAGCAGGCCGTCATCGAGGGCAACTGGGTGATGATCCAGCGCGGCAGCTGCAGCTTCTACGAGAAGGCGCTCAACGGCCAGGAGGCCGGCGCGACCGGTGTCATGCTCTACAACAACGTCGGTGGCAGCATCAACCCCAGCCTCGCCGGTGAGGAAGACATCGAGGTCCCCGTCGTGATGGTGACCCAGGCCGACGGTGAGCGGCTGGCCGCCGACGCTCTCGCGACCGAGGGCCACGTCGTCACCTGGACCGAGGGTTCGACCTCGGTGCCGAACCCGACCGGTGGGCTCATCAGCTCGTTCAGCTCCATCGGCACGATGGCGAACACCACCGTCAAGCCGGACCTGTCCGCCCCGGGTGGCCAGATCTACTCCACCTACCCGCTGGAGACCCAGCCCTACGCCACCCTGTCCGGCACCTCGATGGCGTCCCCGCACGTCGCGGGGGCGGCCGCCCTCATGCTCGAGGCCGACCCGGACCTCGGCGTCGAGGAGGTCAAGCTCAAGCTGCAGAACAGCTCGATGCAGTTGCCGCTGAACATCGCGCCGGCGGCCGGCCTGGAGCTCGTGCACCGGCAGGGCGCCGGCATGATCCAGGTCGACGACTCGATCCTCGCCCAGGCGACGATCGAGCCCGGTCTGGTCCAGCTGGGCCAGCAGCTCGCCGGCGAGACCAGCACCCAGACGGTGACGCTGACCAACACCAGCGACGCCGAGCAGGTCTACGCGGTGGAGCACACCCCGGCCGTGGCGACCTCCGGCACGGCGAACGACTTCGGCTACTACCTGGCCCCGGCCGACGTCGCCGTCGCGCCGAGCGTGGTGGTGCCCGCAGGCGCCAGCGTGGAGGTCCCCATGACCATCACGTCGCCGTCGATCGACGGCGAGATGGGTCCGATCTTCGGCGGCTACGTCACCTTCAGCACCGGTGAGGGCGAGGAGGCCGACAGCTACTCGGTCGCGTACGGCGGTCACGCGGCCGACCTGCAGGAGACCGAGGTGCTCGCCGACATGGTCGACGCGGAGGGCAACGTCACCCAGGAGCTGCCGGCCCTGGGCGCCATCGCCCAGTGCGGCCTCTACCTCGGCTACCAGTGCGTCGAGGACGGTGGCACCTACGGCTTCGTCGACGAGGGCTACACCTTCTCCATGGAGCAGGACGACGCCCCGCAGTTCCTCGTTCACTTCGAGCACCAGGCGCGGCGTATGGAGTGGGAGGTCTTCGCGGCCGAGGACGACGGCAGCAAGGGTGAGTCCCTGGGCACCGTCGCCGAGCTCGACTACCTCGCCCGGTCCGCCAGCCGGAACGGCTTCACGGCATACCCGTGGGACGGCATGATGATCGACGAGAACGGCGCCAAGGTCCGGGTCCCGGACGGCGACTACATCCTCGAGCTGACGGTCACGAAGGCCTCGGCGTGGAACGACGACCGTGAGGCGCAGACCGAGACGTGGGACAGCCCGGTCTTCGGGATCGCCTTCGACGGCTCGGACTACGGCGACGTGGACCGTCCCGAGGTCCAGCGCACGATCGGCCAGGACCGCTGGTCCACCGCCTCCGAGCTGGCCGTCGAGGCCTTCCCGCAGGGTGCGGACACGGTCTACGTCGCCAGCGGTCTCGCCTTCCCGGACGCCCTGGCCGGCGGTGCCCTCGCGGGCTCCGACGAGGCGCCCGTCCTGCTGACCCAGCCGGACAGCCTGCCGGCGGCGACGCGGATGGCCCTGCAGCAGCTCGGCCCGGACAGCATCGTCGTCCTCGGTGGCGAGGGTGCGGTGAACGGCGACGTCATGACGGCGCTCGCCGAGTACGCCGACGTCGAGCGGCTCGCCGGTGACAACCGGTACGAGACGGCGGTCGAGGTCAGCCAGACCCAGACCGACGACGCCGACGTCGTGTTCCTCGCCAGCGGCAAGGACTACCCGGACGCCCTCGCGGCGGCCGCGGCCGCCGGGATGGAGGACGCCTCCGTCCTGCTGACCCGTCCGGACCTGCTGCCGAACGCGACGGCCGCGGAGCTGGAGCGCCTGTCGCCGGAGACGGTCTACGTCATCGGTGGTGAGGGTGCCGTCTCCTCGACGGTCGCGACCGCGGCCGGTGCGGCCGCCGGTGAGGTCGTCCGTCTGGGTGGCACGAACCGCTACGGCACCGCTGCGGCGGTGGCTGAGGAGTTCTTCCCGACCCCCGCGCCCGGCGTCTTCCTGGCGACCGGCGTGGAGTTCCCGGACGCCCTCGCGGCGGCCCCGGTGGCGGCGATGAACACCATGCCCGTGCTGCTCACGCGGCCGGACATGCTGCCCAGCCCGACCGTCGACGTGATGACCTCTCTGCGGGCGCAGATGGTCCACATCGTCGGTGGCTACGGCGCGGTCGAGCTCGGGGTCCAGGAGACCCTGGAGGACGTCGTCTACCCGTGAGGTCACCGACCTGACGGACGACACCGGAAGGCCCCCGTCGCGCCTCGGCGCGGCGGGGGCCTCCTGCGTCCTCGGGACACCGTGGACGCGGAACTGCCGACCGTGGATGTGTTGCCGGGGGCAGCAGGGTCGGGGTCGGGGTGGGGTGCGCTCCCGCGCCTCAGAGGTGTGCCGCGAGCCGCTCCAGCCCGTCCGCGCCGAGGACCTCCTCGGGCAGCAGCGGCACCTGGGTCACCGGGAGGTGGGGCAGGGCGTCGGCGAGCTGCCCGACATACCCCTCCTCGAGCTCGCGGCGGGCGGCGAGCAGGTCACCGGCGCCGGCGGGGGAGCGCTTGTTGACCACGAGGGCGCCGACGCTCATGCCGGCCCCGGTGAGCTGCTCGTGCAGCTCCACGGTCTCCAGCACCGGCAGGCGCTCGGCCGCGAGCACGATGACGAAGGCGCTGCGCGCCGGGTCCTGCAGCACCGCCCGCAGCTCGGCGAAGCGCGCCTGCCGCCGGTCCAGGATGCGCCGGATCTCGGCGTCCCGGCGCGAGCGCCGGTCGGGTGCCGCCGCCTGCCGGCCACCGGGGGAGCTGCCGAGGATGTCGGCCGCCGCCCGCTCACCGGCGTCCTGCCGGGGCCGTCCCTGCAGCCCGCGCAGCGCCGCGCCGAAGCGGGCCGAACGGTCCTGCCGGCGCAGCAGCCCCTCGGTCCACGCCTGCATGAGCTCGGGCAGCGCGACGAGGCGCGAGGTGTGCCCGGACGGCGCCGTGTCGAAGACGACCAGCTCGTCGGGGTGCCGTCCCTCGAGCACCTCCGCGATCCGCTCCAGCACCGCCGCCTCGTGGGTGCCGGGGGCGTCGCGGGCCAGCTCGAGGTGGCGGGTCACCTCCCCCTGCAGGTGCTCGGGCATGAGCCGGTGCATCGTGGCGCGCACGGCGCGCAGGTGCTCGTCGGTGGTGCGCGCCGGGTCGATCTCCAGGCCCCGCAGCAGGGGGGCCAGCTCGACGGTCTCGTCGCCGACCGGCCGCCCCCACAGGTGGCCCAGGTTGTGCGCCGGGTCGGTGGAGACGACGAGCACCCGCCGGCCGCCCCGGGCGAGCGCGAGGCCCAGCGCCGAGGCCACCGCGGTCTTCCCGACCCCGCCCTTGCCGCCGACGAAGAGCACCTCCCGACCGTCGGCGAGCCCGCTCAGCACGCCGGGCCCCCGGTCAGCAGCACGAGAAGTGGTCCAGGGGGCTGCGGTCCAGGCCCATCCGCCGGTGCCAGTCGTGCACCTGGTCGTAGACCACCGGCAGCAGCTCCACGGTGTAGTAGCTCGCCGGGTTGGGCACCCCGAGCGCCTCGGCCATGACGACGACCATGAAGAGGTCGTCCTCGTCCTGCTGCGCCCGCGCGAAGGTGCGGGCGTAGGGCCCGGAAAAGACGTCCCGCAGCACGCCGGCCGCCGTCCGGAGACGCCCGGCCGGCGTGGGGTGCTGCGCGCCGTCGCTCATCGCCCCACCGTATGCCGGGTCAGCTCTCGTCGTCGCGGGTGCGGCCGGGCCCCCCGGGGGCGGCCACCTCGGCGGTGGAGAGCTGCTCGAGCTCGGCGTCGTCGTCACCCTGGTACTCGCGGGCCTTGCGCATGGCGCCGAGCGCCTCGACCATCACCCAGAGCGAGGCGACGAGGATGACGATGTCGAGGACGAGCAGCAGCCAGTTGCCCTCCGACCAGAAGGTGCCGAGCTGGATGAAGAGGGCGTAGAGCGTCATGACGCCGACGAAGGCCAGCGGGATGAGCGCCGGCAGGGCGGTCCGGCCGCGACGCAGCAGCATGATCGCCACGATCGACAGGGTCAGCCCGGCGAGCAGCTGGTTGGTGGTGCCGAAGAGCGGCCAGATGAGCATGCCGCCGGAGCCGTCCACACCGGCGCCGAAGGTCAGCGCCAGCGCGACCCCGACGGCGACCAGGGTCGCGACGCCCTTGCCCAGCCGGACGCCGGCGATCTCGCCGATCTCCTGGACGACGAAGCGCTGCAGCCGGACGCCGGTGTCCATCGTCGTCGCGGCGAAGAGGATCGCCGTCGTCGCGAGGATGGTCGCCGACAGCGACTGCGGCAGGCCGAGCCCGCTCTCGACGATAGCCCCGCCGCCGGAGACGAAGGCCCCGACGCTGCCCTGGCCGAAGGCCGAGTAGACCTCCTCCCAGGCGGCGAGCGTCTGGAAGCCCGCGGTGGCCGCGATGATGGCACCGAGCGCCAGCAGGCCCTCGCCGACGGCACCGAAGTAGCCGACGAACCGGGCGTCGCTCTCCTTGTCCAACTGCTTGGAGCTGGTGCCGGAGCTGACCATGCCGTGGAAGCCGGAGATGGCGCCGCAGGCGATGGTGACGAAGAGCAGCGGCACGATCGAGGGGGTGCCCTCCGGGACGTTGCCGTTGACGGCCGGCGCGACGATCTCCGGGCGGGCGATCAGCACCGAGCCGTAGAGGATGCCCAGGGCGATGAACAGCTGCAGGCCGTTGATGTAGTCACGCGGCTGCAGCAGGACCCAGACGGGCAGCATCGAGGCGATGCCGGCGTAGACGAAGAGCAGGACGATCCAGATTGCGTTGGCCGGCAGCCCGGCGACCGTCTCCGGGAGCGCGAGCGGCACCTGGTCGCCGATCCAGATGAGCGCGTACAGCGCGACGACGCCGACGACCGAGACCAGCGGCAGGCTCCAGCGCAGCCGGTAGATCGCCTGCCCGACGAGGAGCGCCACGAGCAGCGCGCCCCAGGTCGGGATGACGGCGGTCGGGGTGCTGACGAGCAGGCCGGCGATGACGACCGCGAAGGCCGCGTTGACCATGAGCAGCAGCAGGAAGATGACGACGAGGAAGAGGTTGCGGCCGCGGCTGCCGATGTAGCGGCCGGACAGCGCCCCCATCGACTGGCCCTTGTTGCGGACCGAGGCCCACAGCGCGCCGAGGTCGTGCATGCCGGCGAAGAAGACGGTGCCGATGGTGACCCAGAGGAAGGCCGGCAGCCAGCCCCAGATCACCGCGATGGCCGGCCCGACGATCGGGGCGGCCCCGGCGACCGAGGTGAAGTGGTGCCCCCACAGCACGTACTTGTTGGTGGGGACGTAGTCGACCCCGTCCTCGAGCTGGTGCGCCGGGGTGGTGCGCGAGTCGTCCAGGGCGTAGATCTTGCTCGCCAGGAAGCGTGAGTAGAGGAAGTAGCCCGCGAGGATCATCGCAACCCCGACGAGGGCGAGCACGAGCGAGTTCATGACGGTCTCCGTTGACGGTGAGCCCTGGGCAGGGTGGTGACGACCCTGAGCCTAGCCTCCCCACGCCAGCCCCACCAGCCCCATGCGTCACGTATTGCGCTTCCGAGCACCCGGGTACGGGCGATCCCGCCCGATCAGCCGGAGCTCGCCGACTCCGGGGTGAGGACCTCGATGCTGCCCATCGTCGTCTCGAGGTCCACGATGTAGGGGGAGTCGCTGGCGCGGTCGACGGTGACCCGGGGGTCGGCGCCCATGTCGGTGCTCGTGGTCACGGCGTAGGACACCTCTCCGGGCAGGGTCACCGTGACATCGCCCATGGTGCTGGTCACCCGGACGAGCTCCGGCGGCTCGCCGAGGCCCTCGATCGTGACGTCCCCCATCGTGGAGTCCAGCTCGACCCGGGACGGCTCGCCGTTGATCGTCATGTCGCCGCCGGTGCCGCTCGCCGACACGGCGCCGGTGGTGGTGACGTCGATGTCGCCGAAGCCGCCGGTCACCTCGACGTCGGTGCCGGGCGGGACGGTGACCGAGAAGCCGGCCGCGCACTGCCCCAGGTTGCCGCCGCTGCACGGAGCCTGCACCACGACCGACCCGTCGTCCGGGGAGTCCCGGAGCAGGCCGAGCTCGGGCTTGGCGAGGGACCAGTGGAGGTCGGCCTCGACCCGGGCCTGCTCGCCCTCGCGCGCCTCCCGCACGTCGACGTCACCGCGGGGCGACTGGATGATCACGCGGTCCAGGCCGTGCGGCAGGGTCAGCGCAGCGGTGTCGGACTGACGGAGCATGCTCGGCACCGAGCCGACCGTCGCGCCCCCGACCAGCACGGCGGTGACGACGCCGCCCACGACCCGCAGGCCGGTGTAGCCGCCGCGGCTGGTGCGGATGCCTCGTGCCGACGTGCGGGCCGGCTGCTGCCCGGTCATCCCGCGTGCTCCCCGTGCTCGAGCCACTGGAGCACGGCGAGCACGCGGCGGTGGTCGTCGTCGGTCGGCGGGAGGTCGAGCTTGCCGAAGATCGAGGAGACGTTCTTCTCCACCGCGCCCTCGCCGATGAACAGCTCGCGGCTGATCGCGCTGTTGGTGCGGCCCTGCGCCATGAGCCGCATGACGTCGCGCTCGCGCGCGGTGAGCCGCTCCAACGGGTCGATGTTGCGGGCGCGGGACATCAGCTGGGAGACGACCTCCGGGTCGAGCGCGGTGCCGCCGGCGGCCACGGTGTGCAGGGCGGCGACGAAGTCGCTGGTGTCGGCGACCCGGTCCTTGAGGAGGTAGCCCACCCCGCGCGGGCGACCGGCCAGCAGCTCGGTGGCGTAGCGCTCCTCGACGTACTGGCTCAGCACGACGACGGCCACGTCGGGCAGCTCGGAGCGCACCTCCAGCGCCGCCATGAGGCCCTCGGCGGTGAAGGTCGGGGGCATCCGCACGTCGACGACCACGAGGTCGGGCCGGTGCTCGCGGACGGCGGTGAGGAAGCTCTTGGCGTCCGGGCAGGCGTCGACGACCTCGAAGCCGGTGGCGGTCAGCAGGCGCACGATGCCGTCGCGCAGGAGCACCGAGTCCTCGGCGAGGACGACCCGCAGGGGGGTGTCGGAGGCGCGCTCGGTGCTGGTGCTCATCGGGTGGTCCTCTCGCGCAGGGGGAGGGTGATGGCGACCGTGGTGCCGGAGCCCACGGGCGAGTGCACGTGGAGCTGCCCGTCCACCGCGCCGACGCGTTGCCGTAGACCGGTGAGGCCGCTGCCGCCGCCGACGACGGCACCTCCGTCCCCATCATCGGTCACGGTGATGGCCAGCAGGTCGCCGGTGAGGCCGCGGGCGGTGCCCAGCTCGACGGTGGCCCGGTCCGCCCGCGCGTGCTTGGCGATGTTGGTCAGGGCCCCGAGACCGAGAAGTAGGCGATGGCCTCGACCGTCGGGTCGAGCCGACCGGCCGGCAGCCGGCTGCTGACCGTGACCGGCACCGGGCTCCGGGCCGCCAGGGCCGACACGGCGGCGTCCAGCCCGCGGTCGGTGAGGATCGGCGGCACGATGCCGCGTGCGACCTGCCGCATCTCGGTGATGGCGTCCTTGCTGGAGGAGTGCGCCTCGTCGAGCAGCTCGCGCACCCGTCGGGCCGCTTCCGGGTCGTCTGGGTCACGGTCCAGCGCGTCCCGGGCCAGACCCAGGCTCATGGCGATGGAGACCAGGCGCTGCTGGGGTCCGTCGTGCAGGTCGCGCTCGATCCGTCGTCGCTCGGCCTCGACCGAGTCGAGGGTGTCCTCACGGGTGGTCGTCAGGGTGTCGACGCGCTCGCTCATCTCGCGCAGCCGGGCCTGCGCGTCCTCGCCGATGAGCCAGCGGGCCAGCACGACGTCGACGCTGGCCAGGCCTCGCGCGATCCACGGCATACCCAGGACGAGCGCGACCCCGATGAGCCAGGCCACCGTCAGCTCCAGGGTCGAGCCGACCCGGAGCAGGCCCATGATCGAGACGCCGTCGCCGAGCCACGCCCACAGCGGCATCGTCGCCAGGAGCACCCCGGTGACGAGGAGCACGAGCCCCAGCGAGCTGGAGATGAGCCCCCACAGACCGTGCAGCCCGGCCCATCCGAGGGCCCGGAGCCGGGCCTCGTCCAGGCCGAGCACGCGGCGCCAGGCGGGGGCGGTCGACGGGCCCCGCTCGCCGATGTCGACCCCCAGGAAGGCGGCGATGCGGTGCCGCTCCAGCCGGGACAGGGCGAACGAGCCCCAGAGCGCGGGGACGAGGATGAGCACCCCCGCGCCCATGCCGAGGAGCGCGGCGAAGCCGCCGATGGCGACGCCGGCCAGGGTGAGCGCGAAGACCGCGGTGAACAGGCCGGTGACGACGTAGCAGATGGTCCACCAGGCCTCGAGCAACCAGCCGACCGGTCCGCCCTCTCGGGCGCGGGGGAGCACGGGCGCCGTGGCCGGCGTGTCCTCGACGGGTGCGACCCTCGGATCGTCCCCCGGGCTGCGCACGAGGCGGGCCATGCCGACGGGCTCGAGGTCCGGGGGCCCGTCCGGGTGGGCGGTGTCTGCGCTCATACCACCCCAACGTAGTCAGGACGCGGAGCGTCGGGCAGGGTGTGCTCCCCCGATCCGGTGGGGGGTTAGCCCCCGTGCCAGCGCGGAGAGCGCATCCCGGACGTGGCTCGGCGATGGTGGCGTCAAGGGGAATGAGGGAGGGCGCGTCGGTCCCGTGACAGCCGACGCGCCCTCCTCGACGGACACATCACCCACCCCGACGGTCTGGGACCGGGGCGGACGCGCAGGGGGTGAAGCCCGCGTCCGGTCCACATCGTCGTGGACGTGTCCGGCCGATCGCAGCAGGTGCGTAACCAGAGCGACGCCCCACGTCGATCGACAACACCTACGCTAGGCCCGGATCGGCAAAGGGTGGGTATAAGCCGGGTAAGGAGTTGGTCAAATCTCGACGGGCTGCGTGCCGGGTTGCTGACCGCGACGTCTGTCACCGGCGTGCGTCAGACTGCCGGTATGCAGCTGGCCCGGGTCACCGAGACGTCCGCGGCGGTGGCGGCGACGCGGTCGCGCACCGCGAAGACCGCCCTGCTCGCCGAGGCCCTGGCCGAGGCGGCCCAGGGCGGTGACGAGCGCGAGGTCGAGGTCGTGGCGGACTACCTCGCCGGGACCCTCCCGCAGCGCACCGTCGGGGTGGGGTGGCGCAGCCTGCGCGACCGGCCCGCGCCGGCGGACGACGCGTCGCTGTCCGTGCTGGAGGTGGACGAGGCGCTGAGCGAGCTCAAGGCGCTGTCCGGAGCCGGGTCGACCGCGGCC encodes the following:
- a CDS encoding ATP-binding protein, which gives rise to MTNIAKHARADRATVELGTARGLTGDLLAITVTDDGDGGAVVGGGSGLTGLRQRVGAVDGQLHVHSPVGSGTTVAITLPLRERTTR
- a CDS encoding DUF4097 family beta strand repeat-containing protein — protein: MTGQQPARTSARGIRTSRGGYTGLRVVGGVVTAVLVGGATVGSVPSMLRQSDTAALTLPHGLDRVIIQSPRGDVDVREAREGEQARVEADLHWSLAKPELGLLRDSPDDGSVVVQAPCSGGNLGQCAAGFSVTVPPGTDVEVTGGFGDIDVTTTGAVSASGTGGDMTINGEPSRVELDSTMGDVTIEGLGEPPELVRVTSTMGDVTVTLPGEVSYAVTTSTDMGADPRVTVDRASDSPYIVDLETTMGSIEVLTPESASSG
- a CDS encoding cory-CC-star protein, yielding MSDGAQHPTPAGRLRTAAGVLRDVFSGPYARTFARAQQDEDDLFMVVVMAEALGVPNPASYYTVELLPVVYDQVHDWHRRMGLDRSPLDHFSCC
- a CDS encoding cell wall-binding repeat-containing protein is translated as MSSARPGGSPRRALSAIAVLSLTGAVLAPLSAAADDDAFVAPGSPAPESKIQDDGVTGAELVPDSYFVQLAGPSTSAGGSLASIESQRDRFLADVDATGVELEVRSEFGTLWNGLSVKADEESLLELAASDAVEAIFPVGVIDAPERPEDTQIDPELFTAISMTGADIVQSELGYDGTGVKVGIIDTGIDYDHPDFGGNGSPGSTTFPTEKVAFGHDFVGDDYNADPGAGDAYQPKPFPDADPDDCQGHGTHVAGITGADGEVTGVAPGVTLGAYRVFGCDGSTDADIMLHAMEQTLTDEMDVVNLSIGSAFSAWKEYPTAQATDALAREGVVVVASIGNSGASGLHSIGAPGVGEDTIGVGSVDNTSYEANFFLDEEDNEVPYTVGSPAPEPPTSGEDTVVAVHAPGTTEAQACGTDPFSAEEQAVIEGNWVMIQRGSCSFYEKALNGQEAGATGVMLYNNVGGSINPSLAGEEDIEVPVVMVTQADGERLAADALATEGHVVTWTEGSTSVPNPTGGLISSFSSIGTMANTTVKPDLSAPGGQIYSTYPLETQPYATLSGTSMASPHVAGAAALMLEADPDLGVEEVKLKLQNSSMQLPLNIAPAAGLELVHRQGAGMIQVDDSILAQATIEPGLVQLGQQLAGETSTQTVTLTNTSDAEQVYAVEHTPAVATSGTANDFGYYLAPADVAVAPSVVVPAGASVEVPMTITSPSIDGEMGPIFGGYVTFSTGEGEEADSYSVAYGGHAADLQETEVLADMVDAEGNVTQELPALGAIAQCGLYLGYQCVEDGGTYGFVDEGYTFSMEQDDAPQFLVHFEHQARRMEWEVFAAEDDGSKGESLGTVAELDYLARSASRNGFTAYPWDGMMIDENGAKVRVPDGDYILELTVTKASAWNDDREAQTETWDSPVFGIAFDGSDYGDVDRPEVQRTIGQDRWSTASELAVEAFPQGADTVYVASGLAFPDALAGGALAGSDEAPVLLTQPDSLPAATRMALQQLGPDSIVVLGGEGAVNGDVMTALAEYADVERLAGDNRYETAVEVSQTQTDDADVVFLASGKDYPDALAAAAAAGMEDASVLLTRPDLLPNATAAELERLSPETVYVIGGEGAVSSTVATAAGAAAGEVVRLGGTNRYGTAAAVAEEFFPTPAPGVFLATGVEFPDALAAAPVAAMNTMPVLLTRPDMLPSPTVDVMTSLRAQMVHIVGGYGAVELGVQETLEDVVYP
- a CDS encoding ArsA family ATPase, with protein sequence MLSGLADGREVLFVGGKGGVGKTAVASALGLALARGGRRVLVVSTDPAHNLGHLWGRPVGDETVELAPLLRGLEIDPARTTDEHLRAVRATMHRLMPEHLQGEVTRHLELARDAPGTHEAAVLERIAEVLEGRHPDELVVFDTAPSGHTSRLVALPELMQAWTEGLLRRQDRSARFGAALRGLQGRPRQDAGERAAADILGSSPGGRQAAAPDRRSRRDAEIRRILDRRQARFAELRAVLQDPARSAFVIVLAAERLPVLETVELHEQLTGAGMSVGALVVNKRSPAGAGDLLAARRELEEGYVGQLADALPHLPVTQVPLLPEEVLGADGLERLAAHL
- a CDS encoding sensor histidine kinase, yielding MSADTAHPDGPPDLEPVGMARLVRSPGDDPRVAPVEDTPATAPVLPRAREGGPVGWLLEAWWTICYVVTGLFTAVFALTLAGVAIGGFAALLGMGAGVLILVPALWGSFALSRLERHRIAAFLGVDIGERGPSTAPAWRRVLGLDEARLRALGWAGLHGLWGLISSSLGLVLLVTGVLLATMPLWAWLGDGVSIMGLLRVGSTLELTVAWLIGVALVLGMPWIARGLASVDVVLARWLIGEDAQARLREMSERVDTLTTTREDTLDSVEAERRRIERDLHDGPQQRLVSIAMSLGLARDALDRDPDDPEAARRVRELLDEAHSSSKDAITEMRQVARGIVPPILTDRGLDAAVSALAARSPVPVTVSSRLPAGRLDPTVEAIAYFSVSGP
- a CDS encoding carbon starvation protein A, coding for MNSLVLALVGVAMILAGYFLYSRFLASKIYALDDSRTTPAHQLEDGVDYVPTNKYVLWGHHFTSVAGAAPIVGPAIAVIWGWLPAFLWVTIGTVFFAGMHDLGALWASVRNKGQSMGALSGRYIGSRGRNLFLVVIFLLLLMVNAAFAVVIAGLLVSTPTAVIPTWGALLVALLVGQAIYRLRWSLPLVSVVGVVALYALIWIGDQVPLALPETVAGLPANAIWIVLLFVYAGIASMLPVWVLLQPRDYINGLQLFIALGILYGSVLIARPEIVAPAVNGNVPEGTPSIVPLLFVTIACGAISGFHGMVSSGTSSKQLDKESDARFVGYFGAVGEGLLALGAIIAATAGFQTLAAWEEVYSAFGQGSVGAFVSGGGAIVESGLGLPQSLSATILATTAILFAATTMDTGVRLQRFVVQEIGEIAGVRLGKGVATLVAVGVALALTFGAGVDGSGGMLIWPLFGTTNQLLAGLTLSIVAIMLLRRGRTALPALIPLAFVGVMTLYALFIQLGTFWSEGNWLLLVLDIVILVASLWVMVEALGAMRKAREYQGDDDAELEQLSTAEVAAPGGPGRTRDDES
- a CDS encoding response regulator: MRVVLAEDSVLLRDGIVRLLTATGFEVVDACPDAKSFLTAVREHRPDLVVVDVRMPPTFTAEGLMAALEVRSELPDVAVVVLSQYVEERYATELLAGRPRGVGYLLKDRVADTSDFVAALHTVAAGGTALDPEVVSQLMSRARNIDPLERLTARERDVMRLMAQGRTNSAISRELFIGEGAVEKNVSSIFGKLDLPPTDDDHRRVLAVLQWLEHGEHAG